One Candidatus Limnocylindrales bacterium genomic region harbors:
- a CDS encoding phosphotransferase family protein, producing the protein MPSQSHYDPDELRARLERWFATRLTGADNLVLGEITAPGLTGFSSETMLVDASWTERGKAAAARWVIRSKPTEHPVFPEYDLYAQFRCMQIVAEVSDVPVPRVRWWEPDASIIGEPFYVMDRVDGEAPSDNPPYTVMGFLAEASPAEQRALYDAEIAILARLHAIDWKKAGLDFLDRNRFGPPGFAQQLAYYRDFLAWASCGRPQPTVEAAFEYLENNAPAGRDAVVLNWGDARPSNIMVRGMKPVAVLDWEMATLGPPECDVAWFVYLNRFLSDGVGAPPLPGFPDEDETRRIYEAFGGRALGDLHYYQVWAGLRFSVIFIRIIQRMEKQGVLVPGWSEQNNICTQFLAKVGRFAPPA; encoded by the coding sequence ATGCCGTCGCAGAGTCATTATGATCCAGACGAGCTTCGCGCCCGCCTCGAGCGGTGGTTCGCAACCAGGCTCACCGGTGCCGACAACCTCGTTCTCGGTGAGATCACGGCGCCGGGCCTTACCGGGTTCTCGAGTGAGACCATGCTCGTCGATGCGTCGTGGACCGAGCGCGGGAAGGCTGCGGCGGCGCGATGGGTCATCCGCTCGAAGCCGACCGAGCATCCGGTGTTTCCGGAGTATGATCTGTACGCGCAGTTCCGCTGCATGCAGATCGTCGCCGAAGTGAGCGACGTACCGGTTCCGCGCGTACGCTGGTGGGAGCCGGATGCGTCGATCATCGGCGAGCCGTTCTACGTGATGGACCGCGTCGACGGAGAAGCGCCGAGCGACAACCCACCGTACACCGTGATGGGCTTTCTTGCCGAGGCCTCTCCCGCCGAGCAACGCGCGCTTTACGATGCCGAGATCGCAATCCTGGCCAGGCTGCACGCGATCGACTGGAAGAAAGCAGGCCTCGATTTTCTCGACCGCAATCGTTTCGGCCCGCCGGGCTTTGCGCAGCAGCTCGCGTATTACCGCGACTTCCTTGCGTGGGCGTCGTGCGGGCGGCCGCAGCCGACCGTCGAGGCGGCCTTCGAGTATCTCGAGAACAACGCTCCGGCCGGCCGTGACGCCGTCGTGCTGAACTGGGGCGACGCACGGCCTTCGAACATCATGGTGCGGGGCATGAAGCCGGTGGCCGTGCTCGACTGGGAGATGGCCACGCTCGGCCCGCCGGAATGCGACGTCGCATGGTTCGTCTACCTCAATCGGTTTCTGAGCGACGGCGTCGGCGCACCGCCGCTGCCCGGCTTTCCCGATGAGGACGAGACGCGGCGCATCTACGAGGCGTTCGGCGGCCGCGCGCTCGGCGACCTGCACTACTACCAGGTGTGGGCGGGCCTTCGCTTCAGCGTGATCTTCATCCGCATCATCCAGCGCATGGAGAAGCAGGGCGTCCTCGTTCCCGGTTGGAGCGAGCAGAACAACATCTGCACGCAGTTCCTTGCCAAGGTCGGGAGATTCGCTCCGCCGGCGTGA